From Micromonospora sp. NBC_01699, a single genomic window includes:
- a CDS encoding tyrosine-type recombinase/integrase produces the protein MPRTAAPAQRSSARAALTTGPLDFTEAWLRNRRLSEHTRAAYRRDITGWLAWCTAGDLDPLRVTFLDVNSYGRDLESTVDPRSGRPLTPATVARKLSALSSWYDFLVRLRAVEANPVSGADRPRVSRDHSATVGMTPDEVDALLAAAEADTGPTAARNRVALAFLADLGLRVGELVSLDLSDLGYERGHRSIRFVGKGGRARRRALTPGTSFAVDAYLRTRAAAERVPVEQLAGPLLVTGTGGRLDRHAVFRLVRRLARLAGIPAWAKLSPHSLRHAFATTARSEGVPLEDVQDAMGHADPRTTRRYDRDRHNLDRDPAYAIWAARARRRPADPA, from the coding sequence ATGCCTCGCACCGCCGCACCCGCTCAACGTTCGTCGGCCCGCGCGGCCCTGACGACCGGCCCGCTCGACTTCACCGAGGCCTGGTTGCGCAACCGCCGGCTCTCCGAACACACCCGGGCGGCGTACCGGCGCGACATCACCGGCTGGCTCGCCTGGTGCACCGCCGGTGACCTCGACCCGCTGCGGGTGACCTTCCTCGACGTCAACTCCTACGGGCGGGACCTGGAGTCGACCGTCGACCCGCGCAGCGGCCGGCCACTCACCCCGGCGACCGTGGCCCGCAAGCTCTCGGCCCTGTCGAGCTGGTACGACTTCCTGGTCCGGCTGCGGGCGGTCGAGGCGAACCCGGTCTCCGGCGCGGACCGCCCCCGGGTCAGCCGCGACCACTCCGCCACCGTCGGCATGACCCCGGACGAGGTCGACGCGCTGCTGGCCGCCGCCGAGGCGGACACCGGTCCGACCGCCGCCCGCAATCGGGTCGCGCTGGCGTTCCTGGCCGACCTCGGGCTCCGGGTCGGGGAACTGGTGTCGCTGGACCTCAGCGACCTCGGCTACGAGCGCGGGCACCGCAGCATCCGGTTCGTCGGCAAGGGCGGCCGGGCCCGACGCCGGGCCCTGACCCCGGGTACGTCGTTCGCCGTGGACGCGTACCTGCGTACCCGGGCGGCGGCCGAGCGGGTGCCGGTCGAGCAGCTCGCCGGGCCGCTGCTGGTGACCGGAACCGGTGGTCGACTCGACCGGCACGCCGTGTTCCGCCTGGTTCGCCGGCTGGCCCGACTCGCGGGCATCCCGGCCTGGGCGAAACTGTCGCCGCACTCGCTACGGCACGCGTTCGCCACCACCGCCCGCTCCGAGGGGGTGCCGCTGGAGGACGTCCAGGACGCGATGGGTCACGCCGATCCCCGTACCACCCGGCGCTACGACCGGGACCGGCACAACCTGGACCGGGACCCGGCGTACGCGATCTGGGCCGCCCGTGCCCGCCGCCGTCCGGCGGACCCGGCCTGA
- the soxR gene encoding redox-sensitive transcriptional activator SoxR: MGEPAIGELTVGELAARSGVAVSALHFFERQNLITSRRTAGNQRRYRRDTLRRVALIRIAQRVGIPLAKVAEVLAVLPDRRTPNREDWARLALCWQDELDRRMRHLQQLRDEFTDCVGCGCLSLDRCPLVNPYDRLGEQGPGPRRLLGGAPVAAAGCGSPVDGSPACRTPVGAADSS, from the coding sequence ATGGGGGAACCCGCCATCGGCGAACTCACCGTCGGCGAGCTCGCCGCCCGCAGCGGTGTGGCCGTGTCGGCACTGCACTTCTTCGAGCGGCAGAACCTGATCACGAGTCGCCGTACGGCCGGGAACCAGCGGCGGTACCGGCGGGACACGCTGCGCCGGGTGGCGCTGATCCGGATCGCCCAGCGGGTCGGCATCCCACTGGCCAAGGTCGCCGAGGTGTTGGCCGTACTGCCCGATCGCCGTACGCCCAACCGGGAGGACTGGGCGCGGTTGGCGCTGTGCTGGCAGGACGAGTTGGACCGGCGGATGCGACACCTTCAGCAGCTGCGCGACGAGTTCACCGACTGTGTCGGGTGCGGCTGCCTGTCACTGGACCGGTGCCCGCTGGTCAACCCGTACGATCGGCTGGGCGAACAGGGGCCGGGACCCCGGCGACTGCTCGGCGGTGCCCCGGTGGCCGCCGCCGGGTGCGGGTCGCCGGTCGACGGTTCCCCGGCCTGCCGGACACCGGTCGGCGCCGCCGATTCTTCTTGA
- a CDS encoding NADPH-dependent FMN reductase has product MDIDAAISTPRPPLRLAVIIGSNREGRFGPTPARWFASHAELRGDLTVDLVDLADTTLPTALGKQPPAELAQALDGLTGRLDLADAFVVVTPEYNHSYPASLKAAIDWHFTQWQAKPVGFVSYGGMSGGLRAVEHLRQVFAELHAVTVRETVSFHGAWARFGPDGQPSEPDACTAAATAMLDQLAWWGNALRDARVHSPYGG; this is encoded by the coding sequence ATGGACATCGACGCGGCAATCAGCACCCCCCGGCCGCCGCTGCGGCTGGCGGTCATCATCGGCAGCAACCGGGAGGGCCGGTTCGGGCCGACCCCGGCCCGGTGGTTCGCCTCCCACGCGGAGCTTCGCGGCGACCTGACCGTCGACCTGGTCGACCTGGCGGACACCACACTGCCGACCGCGCTCGGCAAGCAACCGCCGGCCGAACTGGCCCAGGCGCTCGACGGGCTGACCGGGCGCCTCGATCTGGCCGACGCCTTCGTCGTGGTCACCCCGGAGTACAACCACAGCTATCCGGCCTCGCTCAAGGCCGCGATCGACTGGCACTTCACCCAGTGGCAGGCCAAACCGGTCGGGTTCGTCTCCTACGGCGGCATGTCCGGCGGGCTGCGCGCGGTGGAGCACCTGCGGCAGGTCTTCGCCGAACTGCACGCGGTGACGGTACGCGAGACGGTCAGCTTCCACGGCGCGTGGGCGCGGTTCGGCCCCGACGGCCAACCGAGCGAACCGGACGCCTGCACGGCGGCGGCCACCGCCATGCTCGACCAGCTCGCCTGGTGGGGCAACGCGCTGCGGGACGCCCGCGTCCACTCCCCCTACGGCGGCTGA
- a CDS encoding SRPBCC family protein: protein MTDTTANKELVITRIFDAPRELVYRAFTDPDQIAQWFGPVGFSVPRDSVDIDARTGGHQRLVMVSDDDPNMTSPVNARFTEVIENELLVGAEEWDGMPGQSEPVAMYMRLEFHDEGGKTRLVLRQGPYTEEIEAMAREGWNSSFTKLDTVLGS, encoded by the coding sequence ATGACGGACACCACCGCAAACAAGGAACTGGTCATCACCCGGATCTTCGACGCGCCCCGGGAGCTGGTGTACCGGGCGTTCACCGACCCCGACCAGATCGCGCAGTGGTTCGGCCCGGTGGGCTTCTCGGTGCCGCGCGACAGCGTCGACATCGACGCCCGCACCGGTGGGCACCAGCGGTTGGTGATGGTCAGCGACGACGACCCGAACATGACCTCGCCGGTCAACGCCAGGTTCACCGAGGTCATCGAGAACGAGCTGCTGGTCGGCGCCGAGGAGTGGGACGGCATGCCGGGGCAGTCGGAGCCGGTCGCCATGTACATGCGGCTGGAGTTCCACGACGAGGGCGGCAAGACCCGGCTGGTGTTGCGGCAGGGCCCGTACACCGAGGAGATCGAGGCGATGGCCCGCGAGGGCTGGAACAGCTCGTTCACCAAGCTCGACACCGTGCTCGGATCCTGA
- a CDS encoding ArsR/SmtB family transcription factor, with the protein MATDRLSVIFAALADPTRRAILTRLAEGDATVSELAEPFSISLPAISRHLKVLEHAGLISRSRTAQWRSSSLNAEPLQEATAWMEHYRQFWDTNFERLDAHLRRIQQARSAQRTDREPEEEAR; encoded by the coding sequence ATGGCGACCGACCGGCTCAGCGTGATCTTCGCGGCGTTGGCGGACCCCACCCGGCGGGCGATCCTGACCCGCCTCGCGGAGGGCGACGCGACCGTCTCGGAGCTCGCCGAGCCGTTCTCCATCAGTCTCCCGGCGATCTCGCGACACCTGAAGGTGCTCGAACACGCCGGACTCATCTCCCGCAGCCGTACGGCGCAGTGGCGTTCCAGCAGCCTGAACGCCGAACCGCTACAGGAGGCCACGGCCTGGATGGAGCACTACCGGCAGTTCTGGGACACCAACTTCGAACGACTCGACGCGCACCTGCGCCGCATCCAGCAAGCGCGGTCGGCACAGCGGACCGACCGCGAACCCGAGGAGGAAGCACGATGA
- a CDS encoding MarR family winged helix-turn-helix transcriptional regulator has translation MDTPSEDVAPARLRALPSWLMTQTAAHAHRLVGDGLAAVHARGYHYRLLATLDEYGPASQATLGRRSGIHLSDMVATVNELAERHLVDRAPDPTDRRRNVITLTPDGRRQLRLLDKQLTRIQDDLLAPLAPDERDQLTQLLARVLDHHNGRSDT, from the coding sequence ATGGATACGCCGTCCGAGGACGTGGCCCCCGCCCGGTTGCGCGCCCTGCCGAGCTGGCTGATGACCCAGACCGCCGCGCACGCCCATCGCCTGGTCGGTGACGGGCTCGCCGCGGTCCACGCCCGTGGCTACCACTACCGGCTGTTGGCAACCCTGGACGAGTACGGGCCGGCGAGCCAGGCCACCCTGGGGCGCCGTAGCGGCATCCATCTCAGCGACATGGTGGCCACGGTCAACGAGCTCGCCGAACGACACCTGGTCGACCGCGCCCCGGACCCGACCGACCGGCGTCGCAACGTCATCACCCTCACCCCCGACGGGCGCCGACAGCTCCGACTGCTGGACAAGCAGTTGACCCGGATCCAGGACGACCTGCTCGCTCCACTCGCGCCGGACGAGCGGGACCAACTGACCCAACTACTGGCCCGGGTCCTCGATCACCACAACGGGCGATCGGACACCTGA
- a CDS encoding ArsR/SmtB family transcription factor: MAIEVGPVDVARTRYAISPLGEAMQALRVAAGVQAAGPLRPWAERIAPRYERLRRQVPAVGALTALFRRGGYNADFIHPPPSGSGGDFAAELAAVRATPLRRARLELARNLAGLRTPPRYVQRILDAPDVVARLADALEASWQALVEPDWPRLRAVLERDLVRRAGYLAMYGWAAALSDLDPRVSWRSEGQAGSIEVRTGSRTEWDRHRLAGKGLLLMPTVFGTLISYVEPPWPYALVYPARGIADLLGPVARVPGGEALGRLVGPRRAEVLRALDVPATTTQLVAQLGLSLGTVGSHLAVLRDAGLVTRTRAGRAVRYEHTPLGAALTDG, encoded by the coding sequence CTGGCCATCGAGGTGGGGCCGGTCGACGTGGCGCGTACCCGTTACGCGATCTCGCCGCTGGGTGAGGCGATGCAGGCGCTGCGCGTCGCAGCCGGGGTGCAGGCCGCCGGCCCGCTCCGGCCGTGGGCCGAGCGCATCGCGCCCCGGTACGAGCGGTTGCGCCGGCAGGTGCCCGCGGTCGGGGCGCTGACGGCGCTGTTCCGCCGTGGTGGCTACAACGCCGACTTCATCCATCCGCCGCCGTCGGGATCCGGTGGCGACTTCGCCGCTGAGCTGGCCGCCGTGCGCGCCACGCCGCTGCGCCGTGCACGCCTGGAACTGGCCCGCAACCTGGCGGGACTGCGGACGCCGCCACGCTACGTGCAGCGCATTCTTGACGCGCCGGACGTGGTCGCCCGGCTCGCCGATGCGCTTGAGGCAAGCTGGCAGGCGCTGGTCGAGCCGGACTGGCCGCGGCTGCGGGCAGTGCTGGAGCGTGACCTGGTCCGCCGCGCCGGTTACCTGGCGATGTACGGCTGGGCGGCAGCCCTGTCCGATCTCGACCCACGGGTGAGCTGGCGGTCCGAGGGGCAGGCCGGGAGCATCGAGGTGCGCACGGGCTCGCGTACCGAGTGGGACCGGCACCGGCTGGCCGGCAAGGGCCTGCTGCTGATGCCGACGGTGTTCGGCACTCTGATCAGCTACGTCGAGCCGCCATGGCCGTACGCCCTGGTCTATCCCGCCCGGGGTATCGCGGACCTGCTCGGCCCCGTGGCGCGTGTACCGGGTGGTGAGGCCCTGGGCCGGCTGGTCGGCCCGCGCCGCGCGGAGGTGTTGCGCGCGCTGGACGTGCCTGCGACGACGACGCAGCTGGTCGCCCAGCTCGGCCTGAGCCTGGGTACCGTCGGCAGCCATCTGGCGGTGCTGCGCGATGCCGGCCTGGTCACCCGCACCCGCGCCGGTCGGGCCGTCCGCTACGAGCACACGCCGCTGGGCGCGGCCCTGACGGACGGCTGA
- a CDS encoding MFS transporter: MTTTSVVSRPATYRQVFAVGQFRVLFGSYTLFLTGETVRMLALSVTVYAATGSPLMSALAYAAGFLPYALGGTLLLAFADRWPPRTIMVGYEVLRAAVSAVLAAGLLPVPAMLALVFVTGLPSAVASASRAALLPDLLDGDRYVLGRAVFSMAAGGTQVLGFAAGGMLIATVGAPGALWITAATCLASAGLLQLRLADHPPRRSGGSAGISETWRVNRALLGRPTVRALLLAQWLAPALMVGAEGVLVPYAAQVGAPDAAGLLFAAVAAGMFAGNLIVGRLVRPAGRERLAGPLALALGLPLLGFALNPGPGYAAILMTVSGFGVAYQLALARRFLDAVPQTQRGQAFGLLLTGTMTLQGLAAATGGALGEVAAPGLVVTLAGAASAIAALLSWRTLSPSGCRRRHGRA, encoded by the coding sequence ATGACCACCACGTCCGTCGTGTCACGCCCGGCCACCTACCGTCAGGTGTTCGCTGTGGGCCAGTTCCGCGTGCTGTTCGGCAGCTACACGCTCTTCCTGACCGGCGAGACAGTACGGATGCTCGCACTGTCCGTGACCGTCTACGCGGCAACCGGGTCGCCGCTGATGTCGGCGCTGGCGTACGCGGCAGGCTTCCTGCCCTATGCCCTGGGCGGCACGCTGCTGCTGGCTTTCGCCGACCGCTGGCCCCCGCGCACCATCATGGTCGGCTACGAGGTGCTGCGCGCCGCGGTCAGCGCCGTGCTCGCCGCCGGTCTACTGCCGGTACCGGCCATGCTGGCGCTCGTGTTCGTCACGGGTTTACCCAGCGCCGTCGCCTCCGCTTCGCGCGCCGCCCTTCTGCCCGACCTGCTGGACGGCGACCGCTACGTGCTCGGCCGGGCCGTGTTCTCCATGGCGGCCGGCGGCACGCAGGTGCTCGGCTTCGCCGCCGGCGGCATGCTGATCGCCACTGTCGGTGCGCCAGGCGCGCTCTGGATCACCGCCGCGACCTGCCTGGCCTCGGCGGGCCTGCTGCAACTGCGCCTGGCCGACCACCCACCCCGCCGATCCGGCGGTTCGGCCGGCATCAGTGAGACCTGGCGGGTGAACCGGGCGCTGCTGGGCCGGCCCACGGTCCGGGCGCTGCTGCTGGCGCAATGGCTGGCACCGGCGCTGATGGTCGGCGCCGAGGGCGTGCTGGTCCCGTACGCCGCGCAGGTGGGCGCGCCCGACGCGGCCGGTCTGCTGTTCGCGGCGGTCGCCGCCGGGATGTTCGCCGGCAACCTGATCGTCGGCCGCCTGGTGCGCCCTGCGGGCCGGGAGCGGTTGGCCGGGCCCCTCGCGCTGGCGCTCGGATTGCCGCTGCTGGGGTTCGCGCTGAACCCCGGACCGGGATACGCCGCCATCCTGATGACGGTGTCCGGGTTCGGCGTCGCCTACCAGCTCGCACTCGCCCGCAGGTTTCTCGACGCAGTGCCGCAGACGCAGCGCGGTCAGGCGTTCGGTCTGCTGCTGACCGGAACGATGACGCTACAGGGCCTGGCCGCCGCGACCGGAGGCGCGCTGGGCGAAGTCGCGGCGCCGGGGCTGGTCGTCACCCTGGCCGGCGCGGCCTCGGCCATCGCCGCCCTGCTGTCCTGGCGAACGCTGTCGCCCAGCGGGTGTCGACGTCGGCACGGTCGAGCCTGA
- the rox gene encoding rifampin monooxygenase — translation MIDVIVVGGGPTGLMLACELRLAGVRVVVLEKLTEPTGQSRGRGLHARSVEVMDQRGLLDRFLVVSEKFQVGGFFGGIFKPWPDRLDTAHPYGLATAQPDTERILDERALELGTEIRRGCELVGLGQDEHGVTAELADGTRLRSRYLVGCDGGRSAVRKLLGVGFPGEPARVETLLGDLEVTQDPATIAAIVAQVRKTELRFGAIADVDGHEGVYRIVVPADGVAEDRTTGPTLEEFKRQLRAFAGTDFGVHSPRWLSRFGDATRQAERYRVGRVLLAGDAAHIHPPTGGQGLNLGVQDAFNLGWKLAAEVNGWAPDGLLDSYHTERHPVGARVLSNTRAQVTLLGAEPGPTALRELLSKLMDFEEVNRYVTEMITAIGIRYDFGEGHELLGRRMRDVQLKQGRLYGLMHGGRGLLLDRTGRLSVTGWADRVDHVVDTSEEVDVPAVLLRPDGHVAWVGEDQQDLLGRLPGWFGAAVG, via the coding sequence GTGATTGACGTGATCGTGGTCGGCGGCGGACCGACCGGGCTGATGCTGGCTTGCGAGTTGCGGCTGGCCGGAGTGCGTGTCGTCGTGCTGGAGAAGCTGACCGAGCCGACCGGGCAGTCCCGCGGTCGCGGCCTGCACGCGCGCAGCGTCGAGGTGATGGACCAGCGCGGCCTGCTGGACCGGTTCCTCGTGGTCAGCGAGAAGTTCCAGGTCGGCGGTTTCTTCGGCGGCATCTTCAAGCCGTGGCCGGACCGGTTGGACACGGCGCACCCGTACGGGCTCGCCACCGCGCAGCCGGACACCGAGCGGATACTCGACGAGCGCGCGCTCGAACTCGGTACCGAAATCCGGCGCGGCTGCGAACTGGTCGGGTTGGGCCAGGACGAACACGGGGTGACCGCCGAACTGGCCGACGGCACGCGGCTGCGCTCGCGTTACCTGGTCGGCTGCGACGGTGGCCGCAGTGCGGTGCGCAAGCTGCTCGGCGTCGGTTTCCCCGGCGAGCCCGCCAGGGTCGAAACGCTGCTGGGTGACCTGGAGGTGACCCAGGATCCGGCGACGATCGCCGCGATCGTGGCGCAGGTCCGCAAGACCGAACTGCGGTTCGGCGCCATCGCGGACGTGGACGGGCACGAGGGGGTGTACCGGATCGTCGTACCGGCCGACGGTGTGGCCGAGGACCGTACGACCGGGCCGACCCTTGAGGAGTTCAAGCGGCAGCTGCGGGCCTTCGCGGGCACCGACTTCGGCGTCCACTCGCCGCGCTGGCTGTCCCGGTTCGGTGACGCCACCCGGCAGGCCGAGCGCTACCGGGTCGGCCGGGTGCTGCTGGCCGGCGACGCGGCACACATCCACCCGCCGACCGGCGGGCAGGGGCTCAACCTCGGCGTGCAGGACGCGTTCAACCTCGGCTGGAAACTGGCCGCCGAGGTCAACGGCTGGGCACCGGACGGGCTGCTCGACAGCTACCACACCGAACGGCACCCGGTGGGCGCCCGTGTACTGAGCAACACCCGCGCGCAGGTGACGCTGCTGGGGGCCGAGCCGGGTCCGACCGCGCTGCGGGAGCTGCTCTCGAAGCTGATGGACTTCGAGGAGGTGAACCGGTACGTGACCGAGATGATCACCGCGATCGGGATCCGCTACGACTTCGGCGAGGGCCACGAGCTGCTCGGCCGGCGGATGCGGGACGTGCAGCTGAAACAGGGTCGCCTCTACGGGCTGATGCACGGTGGCCGCGGACTGCTGCTCGACCGGACCGGCCGGCTTTCGGTGACGGGTTGGGCAGATCGGGTCGACCACGTCGTCGACACCAGCGAGGAGGTGGACGTGCCGGCGGTGCTGCTGCGCCCGGACGGCCACGTGGCGTGGGTCGGTGA